CCGGTACGTGGTGCCCTCGGCGGGCGTGGCCTCGAGGTTGTACAGGTGGCCGGTCTCCTCCTGGAACTCCACCATGCGCGCGCGCACGTGGTCGAGCACGCGCACGGCCATCGCGTGACCGCGCGGGTCGGTGATGTCGTGCTCGTCGAGGGAGAAGTTGCGGATCATCTCGTTCAGGCCGTTGACGCCGATGGTCGAGAAGTGGTTGTCCAGGCTCGGCAGGTAGCGCTTGGTGTACGGGAACAGGCCGTCGTCGATGAGCTTGCCGATGACCTGGCGCTTGAGCTCGAGGCTCGTGCGCGCCAGGTCGAGCAGCTCGTCGAGCCGCGCCAGGAGGGCGGTCTCGTCGCCCGCGTGCAGGTAGCCCAGGCGCGCGCAGTTGACGGTCACCACGCCGATCGACCCGGTCTGCTCCGCGGAGCCGAACAGCCCGTTGCCGCGCTTGAGCAGCTCGCGCAGGTCCAGCTGCAGGCGGCAGCACATCGAGCGCACGTCACCGGGCTTCATCTCCGAGTTGATGAAGTTCTGGAAGTACGGCAGCCCGTACTTCGCGGTCATGGTGAACAGCGCGTCCGCGTTGGGGCTGTGCCAGTCGAAGTCCTGCGTGATGTTGTACGTGGGGATCGGGAACGTGAAGACGCGGCCCGTGGCGTCGCCCTCGGTCATGATCTCGATGTACGCGCGGTTGATGACGTCCATCTCCGGCTGCAGGTCGCCGTACGTGAAGTCGCAGGGCTCCTCGCCGACGAACGGGACCTCGTCCTTGAGGTCGTCCGGGCACACCCAGTCGAACGTGAGGTTGGTGAACGGCGTCTGCGTGCCCCAGCGGCTCGGCACGTTGAGGTTGTAGACGAGCTCCTGGATGCCCTGCTTGACCTGCGCGTACGTCAGCTGGTCGGTGCGCACGTAGGGCGCCATGTACGTGTCGAACGACGAGAACGCCTGCGCGCCCGCCCACTCGTTCTGCATGGTGCCGAGGAAGTTGACGATCTGCCCGATCGCGGCCGAGAAGTGCTTGGCGGGACGCGCGTCGACCTTGCCGGGGATGCCGCCCAGGCCCTCCTGCAGGAGCGTGCGCAGCGACCAGCCCGCGCAGTAGCCCGAGAGCATGTCGAGGTCGTGGATGTGCAGGTCGCCCTCGCGGTGCGCGTGCCCCACGGCCGCGGGGTACACCTGCGACAACCAGTAGTTCGCGACGACCTTGCCGGCGGTGTTGAGGATCAGCCCGCCCAGCGAGTAGCCCTGGTTGGCGTTGGCGTTGACGCGCCAGTCGCTGCGGTCCAGGTACTCGTCGATCGAGGACGCGACATCGACGGTGACGGGCGTGGCGGAGGGGTCGGGCATGGCTGTGCGCTCCTTGGGGGTCCGATTTCATCGTCTCGCCGCGATCACCAGATGTAGTGGTTCGCCGGTCCGCGGCTCACAAGATGTGGGTATTTCTATGTCCGTCGTCGGGGTCGGACCGGGACGTTGGTCCCGCCCGCGGACGACGCGGCCGGTGGCGCGGGCGCGGCCGCGCGCAACTCGCGGCGTGTCGCTGCGGAGTTCATCCGAACGCCCCCGGCGTGTCGCGTCGCGCGTCAGCCGGACACGCGCAGCGCGAGCCGGACGGCGTCGCCCGGACGCACCTGCGCGAGCGCGTCCACGTCCCGCGGGAGCACCACCGCGAGCACCGGGTAGCCGCCCGTCACGGGGTGGTCGACGCCGAACACCACCGGCCGCCCGTCGGGCGGGACCTGCACCGCGCCGGGCACCAGACCGACGGGGGCGAGCTCGCGTCCGACGAACCCGCGTGCCCGGGTCAGGGGCGGCCCGTCGAGCCGCACGGCCACCCGGTCGGACTCCGGCAGCACCTGGTAGCCCTCGGGCGCGCACAGCACCCCCGGCCACCGCACGTCGAACCAGTGCGCGTGCGGACCGGGCTCGACGGCCAGCACGACGACGTCGCCGGGGTCCGCACGCCCGGCGTCCGTCGGCGACGGCAGGCCCGGCTGCGCGGGTGGCCGTCCGGACCCCACGGGCAGCACGTCACCGGCCGCGAGCGCCCGCGGGCCCAGACCGCCCAGCCGGTCGCTCGAGCGCGAGCCGAGCACGGGCTCCACCGCGACGCCGCCACGCACCGCGACGTACGTGCGCAGCCCGTGCGCGGGGCGGCCGAGCGTCAGCACCTGCCCGGCCCGCAGGCTCGTCGTCGTGCCGGCCGGGACGCCGTCCACGCGCACGTCGACCGCGGCACCCGTCACCGCGACGGTCACGTCCCCGAGCGCGCGCACGCGCAGCCCGCCGAGCAGCACCTCGAGGCCCGCCGCACCGTCGTCGTTCCCGACCAGCCGGTTGCCGGCGCGCCACGCACCCGCATCCGCGGCGCCCGCCCGACCGACCCCGACGTGCGCCCACCCCGGACGGCCGCCGTCCTGCACCAGCGTGAGCAGGCCCGGGTCGAGCACCTCCAGCGCGCCGCTCATGCCGGCTCGAACCGCACGCGCGTCCCCGGGGTGAGCAGTGCGGGCTCGTCGTGGTGCGCGTCGAACAGCACGGTGGGGCACGTGCCCAGCAGGCGCCAGCCGCCCGGCGTGGCCGCGGGGTAGACCGCGGAGAACCGGTCGGCGACGGCCACCGCCCCGGCGGGCACGCGAGCACGCGGGGTGCCCCGGCGCGGCACGACGAGCGCGGGGTCGAGGCCCACGAGGTAGGCGAACCCGGGCATGAAACCGCCGAACGCGACCGTGTACGTGGGCGCTCGGTGCCGTGCGACGACCTCGTCGACCGGGAGCCCGGTGAGCGTCGCGACCTCCGCGAGGTCCGGCCCGTCGTACGTCACCGGCAGCACGACGAGCCGGCCGTCGGGTGCCGGACCGGGCACGTCCCGAGCGACCGCGAGCGCGTCGGCCACCACCGCACGCACGCGCGCCGCGAGCGCGCGCAGGTCCGTGCCGGGCGGCACGCGCAGCAGCACGGACTCCGCGGCGGGCACCTGGTCCTCGACGGCCGCGAGCGGGCCGCCGGCACGGCGCGCGAGCCGCAGCGCGTCGTCGGCGCACCGCACCTGGGCCAGCCCGGGCAGCTCCACCAGCAGCGCGGCGGCCCCGTACCGCACCACCCGCACGTCCGCGCGCGTGTCCCGGTCCATGCGCGTCAGGCGAACGCCCGCAGCGCGACGCCCGCGGCCTGCAGAGCGGCGCGCACGTCCCCGGCCAGGCGGACCGCTCCGGGCGTGTCCGAGTGCACGCACACCGTCTCGACGTCGAGCGCGACGTCGGTGCCGTCCACGGCACGCACGCGGCCCTCGGTGGCGATCCGCACCACGCGCCGCGCGACCGCGTCCGCATCCGTGAGCAGGTCACCGTCCTCGCCGCGGGGCACCAGGGTGCCGTCGGCGCGGTAGCCGCGGTCCGCGAACGCCTCCCGCACGGCGCGAACGCCGCGTCGCTCGGCCTCGGTCAGCACCGCGGCACCGGGCAGGCCGACCACCGGCAGGTCACGCGTGACGTCGAGCACGGCTCCCGCGTGCGCCTCGTGGTGGAGCAGCGCGTGGTAGAGCGCGCCGTGCGGCTTGACGTACGCGACGCGCACCCCGGCGTGCGCGGCCGCGGCCGTCAGCGCCTCGAGCTGGACCGCGACCTGCGCGCGCAGGTCGGCCGCGGGGACGTCCAGGAACCGCCGCCCGAAGTGCTCGCGGTCCGCGTAGGACACGTGCGCCCCGACCGCCACGCCCCGCTCGGCGGCGGTCCGCAGCACCGCGGCCATCGTCGCGGCGTCGCCCGCGTGCCCGCCGCACGCGACGTTCGCGCTGGTCACCACGTGCA
The Cellulomonas gilvus ATCC 13127 DNA segment above includes these coding regions:
- a CDS encoding 5-oxoprolinase subunit B family protein, translating into MDRDTRADVRVVRYGAAALLVELPGLAQVRCADDALRLARRAGGPLAAVEDQVPAAESVLLRVPPGTDLRALAARVRAVVADALAVARDVPGPAPDGRLVVLPVTYDGPDLAEVATLTGLPVDEVVARHRAPTYTVAFGGFMPGFAYLVGLDPALVVPRRGTPRARVPAGAVAVADRFSAVYPAATPGGWRLLGTCPTVLFDAHHDEPALLTPGTRVRFEPA
- a CDS encoding LamB/YcsF family protein, with the protein product MDLNCDLGEGLDPWQPGVVGTDEALLHVVTSANVACGGHAGDAATMAAVLRTAAERGVAVGAHVSYADREHFGRRFLDVPAADLRAQVAVQLEALTAAAAHAGVRVAYVKPHGALYHALLHHEAHAGAVLDVTRDLPVVGLPGAAVLTEAERRGVRAVREAFADRGYRADGTLVPRGEDGDLLTDADAVARRVVRIATEGRVRAVDGTDVALDVETVCVHSDTPGAVRLAGDVRAALQAAGVALRAFA
- a CDS encoding 5-oxoprolinase subunit C family protein, with protein sequence MSGALEVLDPGLLTLVQDGGRPGWAHVGVGRAGAADAGAWRAGNRLVGNDDGAAGLEVLLGGLRVRALGDVTVAVTGAAVDVRVDGVPAGTTTSLRAGQVLTLGRPAHGLRTYVAVRGGVAVEPVLGSRSSDRLGGLGPRALAAGDVLPVGSGRPPAQPGLPSPTDAGRADPGDVVVLAVEPGPHAHWFDVRWPGVLCAPEGYQVLPESDRVAVRLDGPPLTRARGFVGRELAPVGLVPGAVQVPPDGRPVVFGVDHPVTGGYPVLAVVLPRDVDALAQVRPGDAVRLALRVSG
- a CDS encoding ribonucleoside triphosphate reductase encodes the protein MPDPSATPVTVDVASSIDEYLDRSDWRVNANANQGYSLGGLILNTAGKVVANYWLSQVYPAAVGHAHREGDLHIHDLDMLSGYCAGWSLRTLLQEGLGGIPGKVDARPAKHFSAAIGQIVNFLGTMQNEWAGAQAFSSFDTYMAPYVRTDQLTYAQVKQGIQELVYNLNVPSRWGTQTPFTNLTFDWVCPDDLKDEVPFVGEEPCDFTYGDLQPEMDVINRAYIEIMTEGDATGRVFTFPIPTYNITQDFDWHSPNADALFTMTAKYGLPYFQNFINSEMKPGDVRSMCCRLQLDLRELLKRGNGLFGSAEQTGSIGVVTVNCARLGYLHAGDETALLARLDELLDLARTSLELKRQVIGKLIDDGLFPYTKRYLPSLDNHFSTIGVNGLNEMIRNFSLDEHDITDPRGHAMAVRVLDHVRARMVEFQEETGHLYNLEATPAEGTTYRFAKEDRARYPEILQAGTDTNPYYTNSSQLPVGFTDDPFEALERQDELQTKYTGGTVLHLYMSERLSTPDAARELVRRSLSRFRLPYLTVTPTFSICPSHGYLAGEHHECPRCAEAGRVTECEVWTRVMGYHRPVSSFNVGKKGEHAERTHFRESVAALA